The window TGTGCTGATTAGTGAGGTTTCAAGCAAATGATATATactaagaatttatcttattatttttttttggaattgtAGGCCATGCAACTGTCAGATGTTATTGAGGTTGGAAGTGAAGAGATGGATCTTGGTTACGAGGTTTGGACTCTAGAGGTCGGTGCTCATATTGGCCGCAATGAGCCCCACCAATTTGATGGGTTCATGTATTTGTTAAACTCATTCGACAATAGTTAGTTTCTGTTGGACATGACTTTCAGTACGTAATTCATGTATTAGATACTATAGACGAAAACAGTTATCTGGTCTGGAAAGAAtgggtttatttttaaaaaaatttggatgttCGTTTGTAAATATTAATGATGTTCACCGTTATTGTATCCATCCAGATGGTTAATTTATTAGATAATATGGATGTTCATTCTAATTATATGATCCCACTTATTGATTACACGATTATCGCTACTCACAAATGTTGGATGTTCATCTTTACATATAACTGGATGTTCAGACAGTGGTCACTATAGCGTCTATTCAGGACGCTTCATGAAATATTGGCTTAATGTCAAAATTTAAGAACTCAATGCTTAACAAATTCAAGTCATTTGACTTTGGAAAAGTAAACATAAATCTCTGGATAAAGACAGGATGTTCGTTATAGTAAGAATCTAGATGGTTATTTTCACAGAAAAAATGGATGTTCACTTTCGCTGTAACATCTGTTCAGAATGCTTCATGGAAACTCGACTCAAGTTCAAATTTCAAGAACTCAAAGCTTAACAATTTCAAGTCGTTCCACTTTGGAAAACTAAAGATAAATCCCTGAATAAAGACATAATTAGACGGATATTCATTTTAGCTAGAATATAGATGGTTCCTTTCACAGAGAAAATGGATGTTCACTTTCATGCATTTTTAAGAATGTCATGCCTGAGTGAATGAAGACCAACATATTCACAAAATTACGAAAGGTAAAAGAGGGTCCACAATACTAAAAAATCCTCCCAATTTTCATGTCAACCATAATGCTAAACTGTTGCCTAGCTCAACTTTCCACCTTCTCAATCCAACAATCATCCACCATGGACACAAATCTTGGTTCCTTCAAGGTCCCACCAGCTTCTCTCCCTGTATTCCCAGGTCTCTTCATCATGGTTCTTGCCCCCATGTACGACTACGCCATCTTCCCATTCGcaagaaaaataaccaaaaccaaaaccagaATCACGCATTTACAAAGAATTGGAACAGGGTTGGTTCTTTCCATAGTGGCCATGGCAGTTGCTGCGTTAGTCgaaacaaagagaaagaaaacggCGTTGATTCATGGTCTAACGGATTCAACGGAACCTCTTCCCATAACGTTCTTGTGGGTGGCGTTACAGTACTTGTTTCTTGGCTCTGCTGATCTTTTCACTCTTGCTGGGATGATAGAGTTCTTCTTTACTGAAGCGCCATGGAGCATGAGGTCTCTTGCAACCGCCCTTTCTTGGGCTTCTCTTGCCATGGGTTATTACTCCAACACTGTTCTTGAGTCGGCAATGATGGATGTTGACTCCTCAGCAGACGGATGTTCAGCCACGTGAGGAGCGATGGAGTTCCTTCCCGCAAGGGCGTAGTTGCGACGAAGCTGGGTGCTACAGCTCCGGTCGGAGGAATCGGAGGCTCCACGTCGCACAGGAGCGGATCGGTTGGCTGCAGGTTGATTCGCGAACAGCTGGGCGGCGGCTGGGGTGGGTGGGGTCTTGCCGAACGACGATTGGggtttttggggggggggggagggggtaGGGTCACGACGGGGATAGAAAAGGTTAAagggaaaaaatttgaattagttAAAAATTAGGGGTAAAAGGCCATATAAAATGAGGGTTACTAATGGTTAAATTACATAATTAATTTAGATTGGGCCAAATAAACAGCCCATTGTATAGATTGTATAGATatttcattgtctccctagcgggatcctttttaaatatatacatagtgcatgtttgggcgccattattttgttaaaaaaagatcttttttcaatgaaaaaagatcttttttattttttaacgtgtttggcaaatttctagtagtaaaagtaaaagcactagtaaaataaaaaaaaaaatcttttttgagaagctgtaatttacatctttttttaaaagatcttttttccttaaaaaaagatgtttttcatgtaataaataaacaaaaaagtacttttatattgttatacccaaacataattgattgataaaaagacatttttacataagatatccaaatataaaattacttttacttctctataagatcttttaaaaaaagataactcgaaaaaagatcttttcttagaaactcacccaaacaagcccatattatatgttcttattttaaattttaaataattttattataaataaatttatttctaattatttaaagTCTCAAATCTACTTTATCTTTCTATCATTTTGATTATTagttaacctaattaaatttagttttatcTCATTCTCAAATTCCAGCCGTCATCACTCATttattctcttaaatcttcttcTTAGTTTCAACCTTCTTTTTCTAGTGGTCATTTTTTCTTgatcaaaagataaattttaaattctctatttttttaaatttaacgctTTATGACTCTATATACctttcaatttcattgtttctctttttgatattttcaattacaaattataattcaaacaattatagtttaggtattaatctaattttttattctctttataaatttatatattttattttattctcaatttattaatccttattatttatttatttatctttcgttctattttattatatgtaattatgttgcatataaatttttaaagtcaattaatcaatttactaatttagaatatatattttttatttatagaaataataatagaaaaatattttaaaaaatatctttcgttctattttattatatataatttttgattttttttattcgaataattaatgtatgtacatttttattttttttagtttagattaatatatttttgatagtaatgtatattatttttgcCTCCTAATATAAATTTTCTGGTCCATCACTAACGGAAGAAGTGCTCTGTATAAAAGGATTTTGAACTTACATTAATGTAAATATGTCTACAAGAAATGCCAAAGCCTTCCCTTTATCCTTCCTTTTATTCGGAGCACTTTTTTGGCGGTAGAAAATGAAAAACCATCCAAATCCACAAGCAATAGAATTGATCTACATAGCTCAATCTCTATCACATAACAAATCATTTTCATTCTCCATTTTCCTACAACATCAtccaaaattgtaaaaatacaatTATGGAACATTTTCGCTATCTCATCACACTTGTATCCATATCCTTATTGTTTTCCCCCCTAGCTTGGCTATTCTTCAAATGATGTTAAACATTGGTGTTGCCAAACTCCAAACCCTCAACCATGTGAGTATTTTTTGAACAACAATCCTAATCACCAAACCAAACTTATTAATCAAAAGTGACTTTCTCAAGATTTCATTACAACTTATTCAAGAGAGAACACTTATAGGTCATACAAGTATTTTTTCACTTGGCATAAAGTGCCGCAACCAACTTGAAAAAA is drawn from Arachis hypogaea cultivar Tifrunner chromosome 12, arahy.Tifrunner.gnm2.J5K5, whole genome shotgun sequence and contains these coding sequences:
- the LOC140176864 gene encoding protein NRT1/ PTR FAMILY 4.6-like, producing the protein MDTNLGSFKVPPASLPVFPGLFIMVLAPMYDYAIFPFARKITKTKTRITHLQRIGTGLVLSIVAMAVAALVETKRKKTALIHGLTDSTEPLPITFLWVALQYLFLGSADLFTLAGMIEFFFTEAPWSMRSLATALSWASLAMGYYSNTVLESAMMDVDSSADGCSAT